The following coding sequences lie in one Globicephala melas chromosome 15, mGloMel1.2, whole genome shotgun sequence genomic window:
- the PMS2 gene encoding mismatch repair endonuclease PMS2 isoform X1, translating to MGGRVAGFRPPPPPPWERRRKLFRFQDQALHPWSKPTCRELAKAIKPIDRKSVHQICSGQVVLSLSTAVKELVENSVDASATNIELRLKDYGAELIEVSDNGCGVEEENFEGLTLKHHTSKIQEFADLTQVETFGFRGEALSSLCALSDVTISTCHTSAKVGTRLVFDHNGKILQKTPYPRPRGTTVSVQQLFYTLPVRHKEFQRNIKKEFSKMVQVLHAYCIISAGVRVSCTNQVGQGKRQPVVCTSGGSSMKENIGSVFGQKQLQSLIPFVQLPPSDTVREEYGLSSSQALQNLFCISGFISHCAHGVGRSSTDRQFFFINRRPCDPAKVSRLVNEIYHMYNRHQYPFVVLNISVDLECVDINVTPDKRQILLQEEKLLLAVLKTSLIGMFDNDVNKLNVSQQPLFDVEGHLIKRHSAEVEKPVPEKQDDPAPLRTRGEEKRAVTISRLREAFSLRHTVENKSRGPKATDPRRISPRQKSSTPLPSASRPLCSWKHISEPREEGVTSTQGPCDPMGRVDTEEGWGHSSASAGSEEGSSTPKTGSQPSSDHVASSPKDGVSQENVESLEKLPETDDCLSGTNCHLDHEESSSRARVSLQPTQLSSPNAKRFRKEGVPLNPDVPPESMKTQNASAPEVDVAVEINKKIVPLDFSMSSLAKRIKQLCQQEQQQEGGQNYRKFRAKICPGENQAAEDELRKEISKTMFAEMEIIGQFNLGFIITKLNADIFIVDQHATDEKYNFEMLQQHTVLQGQRLIAPQTLNLTAVNEAVLIENLEIFRKNGFDFVIDEGAPVTERAKLISLPTSKSWTFGPQDIDELIFMLSDSPGVMCRPSRVRQMFASRACRKSVMIGTALNTSEMKKLITHMGEMDHPWNCPHGRPTMRHIANLDIISQN from the exons ATGGGCGGCAGGGTGGCTGGATtccgtccccccccccccccaccgtgggAGCGGCGGCGCAAACTGTTCCGATTCCAGGATCAGGCTCTGCATCCATGGAGCAAGCCGACGTGCCGAG AACTTGCTAAGGCCATCAAACCTATCGATCGGAAGTCAGTCCATCAGATTTGTTCTGGGCAAGTGGTCCTTAGTCTAAGCACTGCTGTGAAGGAGTTGGTGGAAAATAGTGTGGATGCCAGTGCCACTAACATTG agctcaggcttaaAGACTATGGGGCGGAGCTCATTGAAGTTTCAGACAATGGATGCGGGGTAGAAGAAGAAAACTTTGAAGGCTTAA ctctgaAGCATCACACTTCTAAGATTCAGGAGTTTGCTGACCTCACTCAGGTTGAAACTTTTGGCTTTCGGGGGGAAGCTCTGAGCTCACTCTGTGCACTGAG TGATGTAACTATTTCTACCTGCCACACATCTGCGAAGGTTGGGACTCGACTGGTGTTTGATCACAATGgaaaaatcctccagaaaaccCCCTACCCACGACCCAGAGGGACGACAGTCAGCGTGCAGCAGTTATTTTATACGCTACCTGTGCGCCATAAGGAGTTTCAAAGGAATATTAAAAAG GAGTTCTCCAAAATGGTCCAGGTCTTACACGCCTACTGTATCATTTCAGCGGGCGTCCGTGTAAGTTGCACCAATCAGGTTGGACAGGGTAAGAGGCAGCCTGTGGTGTGCACCAGTGGAGGCTCCAGCATGAAGGAAAATATCGGATCTGTATTTGGGCAGAAACAG TTGCAAAGCCTCATCCCTTTTGTGCAGCTGCCCCCTAGTGACACTGTCCGTGAAGAATACGGGCTGAGCTCTTCCCAGGCTCTGCAGAACCTGTTTTG TATCTCAGGTTTTATTTCTCACTGTGCTCACGGCGTGGGAAGAAGTTCAACGGACAGACAGTTTTTCTTTATCAATCGGCGGCCTTGTGACCCAGCAAAG GTTTCCAGACTTGTGAATGAGATCTATCACATGTATAACCGGCATCAGTATCCATTTGTTGTTCTTAACATTTCTGTTGATTTGG AATGTGTCGACATCAACGTTACTCCAGATAAAAGGCAAATTTTACTACAGGAGGAGAAGCTTTTGTTGGCAGTTTTAAAGACGTCTTTGATAGGAATGTTCGATAATGATGTTAACAAGCTCAACGTCAGTCAGCAGCCGCTGTTTGACGTCGAAG GTCACTTAATAAAAAGGCATTCGGCAGAGGTGGAGAAGCCCGTACCAGAGAAGCAGGATGATCCCGCCCCATTAAGGACTCGCGGGGAAGAGAAAAGGGCAGTGACCATTTCCAGACTGAGAGAGGCCTTTTCCCTTCGTCACACAGTGGAGAACAAGTCTCGGGGTCCGAAGGCCACCGACCCAAGACGGATTTCTCCACGACAGAAAAGCAGCACCCCACTTCCTAGCGCTTCAAGGCCCCTCTGCTCCTGGAAGCACATCTCTGAACCTCGGGAGGAAGGGGTGACTTCCACTCAGGGGCCCTGTGACCCGATGGGCAGAGTGGACAcggaggagggctgggggcacagcagcgCATCTGCCGGCTCTGAGGAGGGGTCCAGCACCCCAAAAACGGGCAGCCAGCCCAGCAGTGACCATGTGGCAAGCTCCCCCAAAGATGGGGTTTCGCAAGAAAATGTGGAGTCTTTGGAGAAGTTACCTGAAACGGACGATTGTCTTTCGGGCACGAATTGCCACTTAGACCACGAAGAAAGCAGCTCCCGAGCTAGAGTTTCGCTGCAGCCAACTCAGCTCTCATCCCCAAACGCAAAGCGTTTTAGAAAAGAAGGGGTTCCTTTAAATCCCGATGTCCCTCCAGAGTCCATGAAAACTCAGAACGCTTCAGCGCCCGAGGTGGATGTAGCTGTTGAAATTAACAAGAAAATAGTGCCCCTTGACTTTTCTATGAGCTCTTTAGCCAAACGAATAAAGCAGTTATGTCAGCAAGAACAGCAACAAGAAGGTGGACAAAATTATAGGAAGTTTCGGGCAAAGATTTGCCCTGGAGAAAATCAAGCAGCAGAAGATGAACTAAGAAAAGAGATAAG CAAAACGATGtttgcagaaatggaaatcaTTGGTCAGTTTAACTTGGGATTTATCATCACCAAACTGAACGCAGATATTTTCATAGTGGACCAGCATGCCACGGATGAGAAATACAACTTCGAGATGCTTCAGCAGCACACTGTCCTCCAGGGTCAAAGGCTTATAGC ACCTCAGACTCTCAACTTAACAGCTGTCAATGAAGCAGTTCTAATAGAAAATCTGGAAATATTCAGAAAGAATGGCTTTGACTTTGTTATCGATGAAGGCG CGCCGGTCACTGAAAGAGCTAAATTGATTTCCTTGCCAACTAGTAAAAGCTGGACCTTTGGACCCCAGGACATAGATGAACTGATCTTCATGCTGAGCGACAGCCCCGGTGTCATGTGCCGGCCTTCCCGGGTCAGGCAGATGTTTGCCTCCAGGGCCTGTCGGAAGTCT
- the PMS2 gene encoding mismatch repair endonuclease PMS2 isoform X2, with protein sequence MEQADVPSSELAKAIKPIDRKSVHQICSGQVVLSLSTAVKELVENSVDASATNIELRLKDYGAELIEVSDNGCGVEEENFEGLTLKHHTSKIQEFADLTQVETFGFRGEALSSLCALSDVTISTCHTSAKVGTRLVFDHNGKILQKTPYPRPRGTTVSVQQLFYTLPVRHKEFQRNIKKEFSKMVQVLHAYCIISAGVRVSCTNQVGQGKRQPVVCTSGGSSMKENIGSVFGQKQLQSLIPFVQLPPSDTVREEYGLSSSQALQNLFCISGFISHCAHGVGRSSTDRQFFFINRRPCDPAKVSRLVNEIYHMYNRHQYPFVVLNISVDLECVDINVTPDKRQILLQEEKLLLAVLKTSLIGMFDNDVNKLNVSQQPLFDVEGHLIKRHSAEVEKPVPEKQDDPAPLRTRGEEKRAVTISRLREAFSLRHTVENKSRGPKATDPRRISPRQKSSTPLPSASRPLCSWKHISEPREEGVTSTQGPCDPMGRVDTEEGWGHSSASAGSEEGSSTPKTGSQPSSDHVASSPKDGVSQENVESLEKLPETDDCLSGTNCHLDHEESSSRARVSLQPTQLSSPNAKRFRKEGVPLNPDVPPESMKTQNASAPEVDVAVEINKKIVPLDFSMSSLAKRIKQLCQQEQQQEGGQNYRKFRAKICPGENQAAEDELRKEISKTMFAEMEIIGQFNLGFIITKLNADIFIVDQHATDEKYNFEMLQQHTVLQGQRLIAPQTLNLTAVNEAVLIENLEIFRKNGFDFVIDEGAPVTERAKLISLPTSKSWTFGPQDIDELIFMLSDSPGVMCRPSRVRQMFASRACRKSVMIGTALNTSEMKKLITHMGEMDHPWNCPHGRPTMRHIANLDIISQN encoded by the exons ATGGAGCAAGCCGACGTGCCGAG TTCAGAACTTGCTAAGGCCATCAAACCTATCGATCGGAAGTCAGTCCATCAGATTTGTTCTGGGCAAGTGGTCCTTAGTCTAAGCACTGCTGTGAAGGAGTTGGTGGAAAATAGTGTGGATGCCAGTGCCACTAACATTG agctcaggcttaaAGACTATGGGGCGGAGCTCATTGAAGTTTCAGACAATGGATGCGGGGTAGAAGAAGAAAACTTTGAAGGCTTAA ctctgaAGCATCACACTTCTAAGATTCAGGAGTTTGCTGACCTCACTCAGGTTGAAACTTTTGGCTTTCGGGGGGAAGCTCTGAGCTCACTCTGTGCACTGAG TGATGTAACTATTTCTACCTGCCACACATCTGCGAAGGTTGGGACTCGACTGGTGTTTGATCACAATGgaaaaatcctccagaaaaccCCCTACCCACGACCCAGAGGGACGACAGTCAGCGTGCAGCAGTTATTTTATACGCTACCTGTGCGCCATAAGGAGTTTCAAAGGAATATTAAAAAG GAGTTCTCCAAAATGGTCCAGGTCTTACACGCCTACTGTATCATTTCAGCGGGCGTCCGTGTAAGTTGCACCAATCAGGTTGGACAGGGTAAGAGGCAGCCTGTGGTGTGCACCAGTGGAGGCTCCAGCATGAAGGAAAATATCGGATCTGTATTTGGGCAGAAACAG TTGCAAAGCCTCATCCCTTTTGTGCAGCTGCCCCCTAGTGACACTGTCCGTGAAGAATACGGGCTGAGCTCTTCCCAGGCTCTGCAGAACCTGTTTTG TATCTCAGGTTTTATTTCTCACTGTGCTCACGGCGTGGGAAGAAGTTCAACGGACAGACAGTTTTTCTTTATCAATCGGCGGCCTTGTGACCCAGCAAAG GTTTCCAGACTTGTGAATGAGATCTATCACATGTATAACCGGCATCAGTATCCATTTGTTGTTCTTAACATTTCTGTTGATTTGG AATGTGTCGACATCAACGTTACTCCAGATAAAAGGCAAATTTTACTACAGGAGGAGAAGCTTTTGTTGGCAGTTTTAAAGACGTCTTTGATAGGAATGTTCGATAATGATGTTAACAAGCTCAACGTCAGTCAGCAGCCGCTGTTTGACGTCGAAG GTCACTTAATAAAAAGGCATTCGGCAGAGGTGGAGAAGCCCGTACCAGAGAAGCAGGATGATCCCGCCCCATTAAGGACTCGCGGGGAAGAGAAAAGGGCAGTGACCATTTCCAGACTGAGAGAGGCCTTTTCCCTTCGTCACACAGTGGAGAACAAGTCTCGGGGTCCGAAGGCCACCGACCCAAGACGGATTTCTCCACGACAGAAAAGCAGCACCCCACTTCCTAGCGCTTCAAGGCCCCTCTGCTCCTGGAAGCACATCTCTGAACCTCGGGAGGAAGGGGTGACTTCCACTCAGGGGCCCTGTGACCCGATGGGCAGAGTGGACAcggaggagggctgggggcacagcagcgCATCTGCCGGCTCTGAGGAGGGGTCCAGCACCCCAAAAACGGGCAGCCAGCCCAGCAGTGACCATGTGGCAAGCTCCCCCAAAGATGGGGTTTCGCAAGAAAATGTGGAGTCTTTGGAGAAGTTACCTGAAACGGACGATTGTCTTTCGGGCACGAATTGCCACTTAGACCACGAAGAAAGCAGCTCCCGAGCTAGAGTTTCGCTGCAGCCAACTCAGCTCTCATCCCCAAACGCAAAGCGTTTTAGAAAAGAAGGGGTTCCTTTAAATCCCGATGTCCCTCCAGAGTCCATGAAAACTCAGAACGCTTCAGCGCCCGAGGTGGATGTAGCTGTTGAAATTAACAAGAAAATAGTGCCCCTTGACTTTTCTATGAGCTCTTTAGCCAAACGAATAAAGCAGTTATGTCAGCAAGAACAGCAACAAGAAGGTGGACAAAATTATAGGAAGTTTCGGGCAAAGATTTGCCCTGGAGAAAATCAAGCAGCAGAAGATGAACTAAGAAAAGAGATAAG CAAAACGATGtttgcagaaatggaaatcaTTGGTCAGTTTAACTTGGGATTTATCATCACCAAACTGAACGCAGATATTTTCATAGTGGACCAGCATGCCACGGATGAGAAATACAACTTCGAGATGCTTCAGCAGCACACTGTCCTCCAGGGTCAAAGGCTTATAGC ACCTCAGACTCTCAACTTAACAGCTGTCAATGAAGCAGTTCTAATAGAAAATCTGGAAATATTCAGAAAGAATGGCTTTGACTTTGTTATCGATGAAGGCG CGCCGGTCACTGAAAGAGCTAAATTGATTTCCTTGCCAACTAGTAAAAGCTGGACCTTTGGACCCCAGGACATAGATGAACTGATCTTCATGCTGAGCGACAGCCCCGGTGTCATGTGCCGGCCTTCCCGGGTCAGGCAGATGTTTGCCTCCAGGGCCTGTCGGAAGTCT